In Tachysurus vachellii isolate PV-2020 chromosome 7, HZAU_Pvac_v1, whole genome shotgun sequence, the DNA window CAGGAGCATGTTGTCTTCTGGGTGACAGCAGATTGCACATCATTCCAGTATACAGGTGTAGAAGGCAAACAGTACTGTGAGTGTGCTGTTCTGATTTGTTTAGTATTTAATTCTGATGTATTGTTTAGCATTAGGATGTTTTGTCTTTACTAAACTCTTCAGTTAGTAATCATAAAGTACTTACAGACTCAGAACCCAAATAATGGACACAAAGGATGAATGTCAACGAATGTActtataaatagtatttatttatgattataatgATTCCgatgataaaaaacaaacacagaaatgtaaCGAAAAATAGATAATAAACAAACTGTAAACAAACTGGTTGCAAAAAGACTTGAGTAGCCCAAGCTACCTGATGCCTGAAGAAGAATGTCTCTAACATTTCTTTCTACATTCTCATCCACTTATTTATATAGATTAAATGGTAAAAGACATAAAGTGCTATATGgcaaaagaaacacattcaaATAGTAGAATAGCATTATCATATGACCTAGCTATCTAAACTGTAGCAACATCACCACCGCATTCATCTTTTCTTGTCTTAGAAAGCTAGAAATTCACTCAGGGGTTAAATGTGCAATGTGGGGATATTCCCCAGGAAGACGTCAGTTCAAGGGCAACACAAATAAATAGGAAAATTCATTGATATGAGCTTCTGCCATGACCCTCTCAGTCTCCAGACCTAATCCTAGTAATGCAGAGGATGACATTATTAACGAGGTCATAGCACATATAGTACAGTGGATTAAGAAGGTATTCAGAACctgtttacttgttttattctttgttttgtgGATTTAggatgaaaaaattaaaaaatgtcttattcaCAAAAGCATTCCAACCCTTTGTGGTAGTACTACAAATCATGTTCAGGTGCATCCTGTTTGCTTAAATAAGAGCTAACACAATTAGAGTCCTTGCTGAAACCCTCTTTTCAGTAAAAGGCATAGGACAGCATAAAGGGCTCTGGCAATCTGAACTCTTTGGGCAGAACAACATGCACTATGTCTGGCCAAAAACAGGCACTGCACATCACTTGGCTAATACCATccctacagtgaagcatggtggtgacaGGGACTGATGAATTCAGCCTAATACAGCAACTTTCTtgtaaaaaagtacaaaaacttAGACCTTTCAACACAACAGTGTCCCTAAGCACACAGCTAAATCAACACTGAGGTGGTTTTAGAGCAAGTCTCTGAATTTCCACGAGTGAGGCCCAGACAAAAAAGACTTTAACCCCTTCAAACATCTGTTGAGAGACCTGAAGTTGGCAGTCCAGACTCTTATCGTCCAATCTGATTGAGCTTGAGAGGATCTGTCatgaaaaatctaaaataaaaacggGATAAACTGCCCAAATCCATGTGTGTATCAAGTAACAGGATCTGAATGTTTTCTGAATTAACTGTAACTCATGAACTCTCACACTCAACAGTATATTTTGACTGCATTTGGGTTAGTGTTAGGataacatttcattaaaataacattttcaatGCTGCAGTCTATTCTTCCTTTGCTGaggaggtttcttcctcatgtagAATGTGTTCATCCTacagtacaaatacacacagatatcaattttaaaatgaatcaaaataaatTGCCACACAACTCCACACAAAAAGCCCaaataatttattctaaaaGTAATACTTTTACActatttttctgttgttattACTAATCATGGGATATCAGAGAACTTCACAAAATCTCCTACTATAAATTATCTTAAGGGTATGCAAATGATGCACTAACCTTTCTAACCTTGTTTTTCTGATTAGAATTCATGATGTAGGTGTGTAGTGTTTGGCTCCACATGGACCTCGTCCATCACCTCTTCATTAGGTACATAGAGTTCTGTGGTATATAGGTCCTGTTGAAAAAGGAGGGACACATATGTTCCAAAATCAGTTTTCTTCCTTAACCCAAAGGCTCAATGAATTATGATGAGCTTAATTAAAAGAGGTTTATAGGTTTACAGGAATCTAATCAATAAAATGTGTACTCTGCATGAAAGTCATTTGGATTTATAGCAGGTAAAGAAACGAACCATAATCAGTTCAATGATGCTATGAGGATGATCTATTTTTGAAAAAGGCAATTAAAGCAGATCACCTTTAATTTTTTAGTGTCATACATATCCTTGAAGAAATATGATGGATTGGGAATTTTGGGGAGAAATTTGTCCTTGTGCCTGTGGAGAAAGATAAGCGTTTTATTCTGAGAGTTAACATTAATCATAGGCATGCAAAGAAACACATGCTGCATGTTGGAACTTAaggtttttaaatcatttccttaGATATTTGAAAACCTCTAAAAATTgaggtaaatatttaaatgtagtaAAAAGGACGAAGTAATGATCATTACCTCCTAAACAGCACTATAGCAATGATAAGACAAACGCACACTGTTACAGGGATGACACTCATCACCACTTTAAATGGCAAATTTGGATCACCATCCTGACCTACAAAAAGGGGATTCTTAATTTGAAGGTAAATCTAAAAAACattacatgtaaatattttggtAACTTTTACAGTAATAGAATTACAATGTCATGGTGAACAGCTTGGTGTTTTGAGAGATATTACCAAAATATACAGGACTGCTCATGTTACTGTCTTGTTCGCCTTCCCCACAGTAGGTTGTATCATATTTTGCCTGCACTTGAACTTTGTACTTGCAGGCGCCATCGTATCCCACATTGGCACTCCAGTTGTTTACTGTGGTTACTTTTATAATGTCTGGGTTCTATATAAACATAAGAGAATACAATATGTAGTGAGGAATTTTGGGGGGATGAAATGTATacaattgtaaatattttaatataattatcatatacagctggtatattatttataatggactataaggaataaaagaatTAGGAATATAGAATATAGGAACATTCTCACCTCGttgcatttactgtatgtaaacacaTACTGCCAGCATTGAGGTGAAGATTTAGGGGGACTTGCAATAAAGTAGAGATCATTTCCTTTATTAGTGACATTAAGTGTGGGTGTTGGACttctcactgaaaaaaaaaattatatagaaaagacaaaataaattttGACAGACCAAGACGGTAAACACAGATACCACGATGTCAGagacataaatatatatgtggtgATTGTTATCtattaaactattatttaaatgttgacCCCAGAAATATTAGCTTTTTTCAATGGAGATGTTTTACAATGGATATAAAACATCTACACACCCATGTTAAAAGAGCAGATGGCAGgcttaaaaaaaggaaaccaaaataaatcttttaaacacTCCAAAAACCTTTTCAACCTTCAGTGtgaaataatgtataaaaatgaaaagattttaGGGGAAAATATTACAATAACCTGGTTGCATAAGTATGCACACCCATTTTTAATTTGGGATGAGGCTatgaaccaatcacattcagtctcattgatttaattaataaaaagtaattatataaAGTAGGTAAATCTCATCAGTGACATTATACTTAGTAATGCCAAAAAATCTCAGTTGTTTTGGCTCCAAAATATTTCCTTAATTTCCttaatatttcaattttatgttatgttatttttctttatttgcacaaatacaaatatacaataaaaaacaaaagtacaaTCCATATATTGTGCAGGGAGAGGCAAAAAACCTGAAGTGCTTATTTAAAGCCTCCACctaaacaacatcaacaaaactaaactaaatataaaattaaaaaaagaaagaaagaaagaaaataaataaataaataaataaataataataataatatacttcaAAACTATATAGagtacataaaatacataaatcctCAGTGAACAAAAGCACAATTACAAAGCAGCAATTAAATGATTCTTTATACATCTTTTATAACTTTTTAAAGAAGAACATTTTTCTGCTAAATGAGATAAACCATTCCATAATTTAATACCCCTAAATCGTATAGAGGTACTTCCAAGTTACCTCCAATGTCCtgcacatttcagtcatttgctgttttgcacaattcattacaatacctcatataaatgctgctattatattaagtgttcattccagtattttttgCAAACGtactatagaatatacagtatgtactccgGTCGGCGTTGCTTTTGTGTtatgtcttgtagtgttttgtcttgtgttttttgtattgCTCTGTTTAAACCAGGTTACACAAATGCACTTCATGTGACTATGACTAACTTACTtatgtccttagctctgtgtttgttttatctaagaccagggtactggagaaatgttgtctcatttctctgtgtactgaaacagctatatatggttgaaatgacaataaaaggttcttgacttgacttgacttgaagttCCAAGTAAAATCTCTTCCCTATTACACTGCTTATTGAAATGTTTCATAATAAAACAACTTAAGCTCCTAGAATTTACCAGTGCATCATATAACCATAGTTGTTGTGAGGTTCAAGCATCCTTTAAAGCGcccatcatcatcttcacttTTCCATACTCCACTTATTGTAATATAAAGGTGTGGTATATCATGTACACAAGTTTGGCCATTGTTAATGAGCCAGACTCACTACACATTGGGACACTGATGACTCAGTTTGCACTGTTGTTCTGATTTTCTTATcagtcattcattaattcattcattcatcttctaccgcttatccgaactacctcgggtcacggggagcctgtgcctatctcaggcgtcatcgggcatcaaggcaggattcaccctggacggagtgccaacccatcgcagggcctTATCagtaatataaatttaaatttaaaggtcATATAAATTTGTTAGCTTAATGTGGAATGTCTGTCATGGTAACTCAAGCAGGGTCATAGGCTAGCTAGATTTAATAGCTAGATTTAATAACtggatttaataaaacattaaacacttaaaagtcAGACTCAAACAAAttatatatcaaataaaaattccaaCGATAACAAGCTACTGACATTTGATTAAATCGGCTGAGAGTTTGTTCGTCATTTTTTCGAGCTGAGTGGAATATGTTCTGATCTGTCATTTCCAGTAAGAGATTAGAATAAGCATTGATGCTTCCTGGTAtctgcagtgcattgtgggctttttttttagGAAGTGAAGGTGCCAATGGAGTGGAAGGATTTTGAGAACGACCCCAAGACTGGCCTATTTTACCTGAACTGTGCTGTCCtactcttttgttttgttgggaCATCTAGAAAATGATGTAGTCCTTTTGTTACAGTAGAAAATATGTCTATGTGttataatatgaaatattataatcataacaaatcttatttaaaatttttttaaaataaataaataaaacagacagattaTATTATTTCTCCAAACTCGAGGTTGCTTTATTGAGCTTCTTGTTGACAAgaattttgtgttgtttctacCAAGCAGATCCCCAGTAAGGGcttaataataaagttaataattaGTTTTAATGATCAGCCCTGAAAAGAAGTACTAAGTCTGTGTAATCTATCCCGGTTTACCAGGTGTATTTAAATCCACGCTACTTTTATTATCAGTGCTACTTTAATTTTGCATTAACTGAGTTTATAGGAACTTCCTTCCTAGGaaaatacatgtacagtacaggcGTCACGTGCTTTCAGGGACACGACAGGCTTCATCCTGGAGTCCAGACTGTACTATTGTGCCTCAGTATCGGTACTAAATGGGAATAAAGACTATGTATAAATAGCATTCGACGTGTCGTTTATACTGGTGTTATCTTGAGTTCCAACCACTGATGAAAATTCTTCCCTGCCAATTTTTATGACTTTAAACAGTCTCCTGAGTTCAGGCACTAAACTATACTGTtatagtttttcttttctgttttattccaaGGAAAGACGTTGAGTTAAAACACTATAGCAGAGATCAGGACAAATAACTTGTTAGCGAAAATAGTGAATGAAATGTTTACCTGATTCTGTCGACACTCCAGTCAGCAGGACGGAGAAACACATCAGGCGCAAGAAGGCAACGTTTCGGTATCCGCAAAACATCACGTTTCTTCTTAACGTCGCCTTTCGTTTAATAAATACTCATTCTTTAAAGATCCGAAACCTTCCCGAGTTTTCAGAAGAATCCGAACCGCATCATAACCGCATTCCGGAGAGTTCACGTTGGAATAAAGACTGTAGGGTTTGAAGAACTCGCTCAAAGTGAAAGTAGGCGAATTGTCATCATATGTGTGGGGGAGGAGTGAAGGGGTGTATTCAGTGGAATAACACTGCGTTAAGACTCTTGTCTAAAATATGTGTGTCTAAATTACATACTATTtatgttagatagatagatagatagatagatagatagatagatagatagatagaagaagaatagatagatagatagatagatagatagatagatagatagatagatagatagatagatagaagaagaatagatagatagatagatagatagatagatagatagatagatagatagatagatagatagatagaagaagaatagatagatagatagatagatagatagatagatagatagatagatagaagaagaagaatagatagatagatagatagatatatagatacatatatagatagatagatagatagatagatagatagatagatagatagatagaagaagaatagatagatagatagatagatagatagatagatagatagatagatagatagaagaagaatagatagatagatagatagatagatagatagatagatagatagatagatagatagatagaagaagaagaatagatagatagatagatagatagatagatagatacatagatagatagatagatagatagatagatagatagatagatagataga includes these proteins:
- the LOC132848519 gene encoding uncharacterized protein LOC132848519 produces the protein MFCGYRNVAFLRLMCFSVLLTGVSTESVRSPTPTLNVTNKGNDLYFIASPPKSSPQCWQYVFTYSKCNENPDIIKVTTVNNWSANVGYDGACKYKVQVQAKYDTTYCGEGEQDSNMSSPVYFGQDGDPNLPFKVVMSVIPVTVCVCLIIAIVLFRRHKDKFLPKIPNPSYFFKDMYDTKKLKDLYTTELYVPNEEVMDEVHVEPNTTHLHHEF